From Lytechinus pictus isolate F3 Inbred chromosome 6, Lp3.0, whole genome shotgun sequence, the proteins below share one genomic window:
- the LOC129262859 gene encoding BET1-like protein, producing the protein MSDWDWGSKKTGGQNNHGGKMSTEDMLEAENDRMTLGLAAKVSTLKSLAKDMENDTNDQNVYLDGMGDDFSSSEGLLSGTVKRLDGMLSSGRGNRKLMCYLILGLVLLFVFAYLLLSRVTGH; encoded by the exons ATGTCTGACTGGGACTGGGGATCGAAGAAAACag gtggACAAAACAACCACGGTGGTAAAATGAGTACGGAGGACATGCTTGAAGCCGAAAATGACCGAATGACACTCGGTCTAGCAGCTAAGGTCTCAACATTGAAATCT cTTGCCAAGGATATGGAGAATGACACAAATGACCAAAATGTTTATCTTGATGGAATG GGTGATGACTTCTCCAGCTCCGAAGGCCTCCTAAGCGGAACTGTAAAGCGGCTGGACGGCATGCTGTCGTCCGGCCGCGGCAATCGCAAGCTCATGTGCTACCTGATCTTAGGACTCGTTCTATTGTTCGTCTTTGCGTATCTCCTGTTATCTCGAGTGACTGGGCACTGA